In Alteribacter lacisalsi, a genomic segment contains:
- a CDS encoding CgeB family protein, whose amino-acid sequence MKAACLVISETLSFPYSRESIDIILKDDDCPAFYMIGSDPPVTEIAKSLDKVSPNYILVLISGTGWDSFITDLYRTDIPLIAWFLDDPNTLDYNKRFIHYFHTLYSVEKNAVAIYKRLGHRRAAYLPHGADVNVFHPEQREHSVYQSDICVVGSACTKAAEIIRFLISQTDWRITTVGRGWNEKLTNCSISPRLKLINYWISPRFERYFYSSAKVVLTGFSEEAAIYNAASIPSASPPVELFRAAACGAFQITQRRRETANLFPSAKLSVHAGTKEECLALANLYLADNNKRLLMGEATLREINIEHTLRHRLRTITASP is encoded by the coding sequence GTGAAGGCTGCTTGTCTTGTGATTTCTGAAACTTTAAGCTTCCCTTATTCCAGGGAAAGTATTGACATCATTTTAAAGGATGACGATTGTCCTGCCTTTTACATGATTGGTTCCGATCCTCCTGTGACAGAAATTGCAAAGAGCCTGGATAAAGTTTCCCCTAACTATATTCTTGTCCTGATATCCGGTACAGGCTGGGACTCGTTTATTACAGATTTATACAGGACAGACATTCCTCTGATTGCCTGGTTTCTGGATGATCCAAATACACTCGATTATAACAAGCGTTTTATCCATTATTTTCACACTTTGTATTCTGTGGAAAAAAATGCGGTTGCTATTTACAAAAGGCTCGGTCATCGCCGTGCTGCATACCTCCCGCATGGAGCTGATGTGAATGTCTTTCATCCGGAACAGCGGGAACATTCGGTTTACCAGAGCGACATCTGTGTTGTAGGTTCGGCCTGCACGAAGGCTGCTGAGATCATCCGCTTTCTAATTTCACAAACTGATTGGAGAATTACAACCGTAGGTAGAGGCTGGAATGAAAAGCTTACCAACTGTAGTATCAGCCCCAGGTTAAAGCTCATCAATTATTGGATTTCTCCCCGGTTTGAGCGGTACTTTTATTCCAGTGCGAAGGTGGTTCTGACTGGCTTTTCAGAGGAAGCCGCAATATATAATGCTGCATCCATTCCCTCAGCCAGCCCTCCAGTGGAACTCTTCAGAGCTGCTGCATGCGGCGCCTTTCAAATCACTCAAAGGCGCAGGGAAACCGCAAATCTTTTCCCATCTGCCAAATTGTCTGTTCACGCCGGCACCAAGGAAGAATGTCTTGCTTTGGCCAATCTTTATTTAGCCGACAATAATAAGCGCCTCCTAATGGGTGAAGCGACCCTCCGTGAAATAAACATTGAACATACGCTGAGGCACCGCCTTAGAACAATTACTGCTTCACCTTAA
- a CDS encoding MFS transporter yields MTDTKEQKEAPRIDPKLKSRLILLICAILTFTVMNGTMFNVAIPDIAEHFGLMPSQVSWVMTGYILVFSIGSLMYGKLADIFPIKNLLTFGLTLFFIGATLGILAPNYPTLLAARIIQALGGATIPALAFIIPARFIPDERGRVFGIVSATVAFASGLGPIAGGLIGGFLSWRFLFLFSMLSIVAIPFLRKWIPDEERRHGVVDIPGAVFIAASVASLLVFITTGLWWAPLMFATSLILFIWRTLTAEHPFIEPSLLKDGRYTTTVATSFLGTSVLFGMIFIIPIMLRDLYDLNTLAIGLVLFPGAMAAGLIGQAGGRLVDRKGSVPVVKLAMILVGFGTVLISTFAGFHPVVVALCVLVTYLGFPLVQSSTANLLSSIVPEKQTGVGIGMFNLLNFMSAAIGSAVYGRILDLETASFLLNPFARTNDNIIYSNLFLSLTGIALIALTIFLFRFRAGATTAVQKG; encoded by the coding sequence ATGACAGATACAAAAGAACAAAAAGAAGCACCCCGGATTGATCCGAAGCTTAAGTCAAGGCTTATTCTGCTGATTTGTGCAATTTTAACCTTTACCGTAATGAATGGCACCATGTTTAATGTGGCCATTCCAGATATAGCTGAACACTTTGGATTAATGCCCTCCCAGGTAAGCTGGGTTATGACCGGCTACATTCTTGTGTTTTCCATTGGCTCACTTATGTATGGGAAGCTGGCGGATATCTTTCCTATAAAAAATCTGCTTACATTCGGCCTGACGCTTTTTTTCATCGGGGCAACACTCGGAATACTCGCACCAAACTATCCGACACTTCTGGCTGCGCGGATTATTCAGGCCCTCGGCGGCGCTACTATTCCGGCACTGGCCTTTATCATTCCTGCCCGTTTTATTCCCGATGAACGGGGACGGGTATTCGGAATCGTGTCCGCTACCGTTGCATTTGCCTCAGGTCTCGGACCAATTGCAGGCGGCCTGATCGGCGGTTTCCTGAGCTGGCGCTTTCTGTTTTTATTTTCCATGCTCTCCATCGTTGCGATCCCGTTTTTAAGAAAGTGGATTCCGGATGAAGAGCGGCGTCACGGTGTTGTGGACATACCCGGGGCTGTTTTTATCGCCGCATCAGTCGCTTCCCTTCTCGTATTTATTACGACCGGCCTCTGGTGGGCTCCGCTGATGTTTGCAACCTCTCTTATTCTTTTTATCTGGCGGACGCTGACAGCGGAGCATCCGTTTATTGAACCATCCCTTTTAAAGGATGGACGCTACACCACCACCGTAGCTACCAGCTTCCTTGGAACAAGCGTCCTTTTCGGCATGATCTTTATCATTCCCATTATGCTAAGGGACCTGTATGATCTGAATACCCTTGCCATCGGTCTTGTCCTCTTTCCCGGCGCAATGGCCGCAGGACTGATCGGTCAGGCCGGGGGCAGGCTTGTAGACAGAAAAGGCAGTGTGCCGGTTGTAAAATTGGCGATGATTCTCGTAGGTTTCGGTACCGTACTTATCTCCACATTTGCCGGGTTTCATCCTGTGGTGGTCGCCTTATGCGTTCTCGTAACCTACCTTGGCTTCCCACTGGTTCAAAGTTCAACAGCCAATCTCCTCTCTTCTATTGTTCCCGAAAAACAAACCGGTGTGGGTATTGGGATGTTCAACCTGCTGAACTTTATGAGTGCAGCCATCGGCAGTGCAGTTTACGGCCGTATCCTTGACCTTGAAACAGCTTCTTTTCTTCTGAACCCGTTTGCCAGAACGAATGACAATATCATCTACTCCAATTTGTTTTTAAGTCTCACAGGAATTGCTCTAATTGCCCTTACGATTTTCTTATTTCGATTCCGGGCGGGAGCAACAACTGCTGTGCAAAAAGGCTGA
- a CDS encoding UvrD-helicase domain-containing protein, translating to MQRAIHNNNTWELSSLERGKLSLLDKKSRTDRLRCPYCDEAVRLQVSLHHPPSFVHRSEGPYTACEEQDLEADLQAAETAVVQNETAAAAESSSKTVGSFTLPESKPIGTAVQERPSNRPGPWKKTVYFIRDQAQQAKPDHSKADHPVLKKLEAGGTPLNSRQQEAVITTDGPLLLLAGAGSGKTRVLTARAAYMLESGLVPPDSMMLVTFTQKAAAEMKHRLASSFGLDRRTVQKIISGTFHSLFYKMLMHQNYERWQPERLLKAQWQKEKIIFGALRELKIDEKEFAVDSALTAIGAWKNDGLSPERVKPADAFEEQVKDVFRIYEQEKKERHQFDFDDMLTGCRDLLMSDPELLARYQKRFTHFMIDEFQDINRLQYEIVKLLAAPQMNLCAVGDDDQSIYRFRGSDPEYILRFESEFKRTRKIHLEANYRSEPAIVNLANDVIRRNKDRFDKRMLPVKPNTSRPGLIFPYDEEEEALYLIEHIKERIRNQSKPEEIAILYRTHVQARAVFERLVESGLPFTMEQGSESFYERNVVRKALSFLRLALNGDDVDAMQDWLRVMFLKHSLLQDLKRHTIFHGETMLGALHRTEDQMSGFQTKKVQKGVAEIPKLAKMEPKLALQSAFENLGLKEYVKKNGREGNKMERGSDDFLELTAIASNYNSVSSFLAYVDHMRAKVNDHRREKKDGKGIQMMTIHRAKGLEFPYVYVIGCNEGSLPHEHALERNREGDPSYIEEERRLMYVAVTRAERELYLSSTDQRRGKKAYRSRFLQDLSFSPG from the coding sequence ATGCAGCGCGCCATACATAATAACAACACCTGGGAGCTTTCCAGTCTTGAGCGTGGAAAGCTTTCTTTGCTTGATAAAAAAAGCCGAACAGACAGACTTAGATGCCCTTACTGCGATGAAGCAGTGAGACTTCAGGTAAGTCTTCACCATCCTCCTTCCTTCGTTCACCGAAGCGAAGGGCCTTATACAGCATGTGAAGAGCAGGACCTTGAAGCAGACCTGCAGGCGGCAGAAACAGCAGTTGTTCAGAACGAAACGGCTGCAGCAGCAGAAAGCAGCAGCAAAACAGTCGGTTCTTTTACCCTCCCGGAAAGTAAACCTATCGGCACCGCCGTGCAGGAGCGACCATCAAACAGGCCGGGTCCCTGGAAAAAGACCGTTTATTTTATCCGTGATCAGGCACAGCAGGCAAAGCCGGATCACTCAAAGGCTGATCATCCGGTATTAAAAAAACTTGAGGCAGGCGGCACGCCCCTCAATAGCAGGCAGCAGGAAGCGGTCATCACAACGGATGGACCCCTCCTTCTTCTGGCCGGCGCAGGAAGCGGGAAAACAAGGGTTCTCACCGCCCGTGCAGCCTATATGCTTGAATCCGGACTTGTCCCTCCGGATTCGATGATGCTCGTTACGTTTACTCAAAAAGCAGCAGCAGAGATGAAGCACCGCCTCGCTTCTTCATTCGGTCTTGACCGCCGTACGGTTCAAAAAATCATTTCCGGTACGTTCCATAGTCTCTTTTATAAGATGCTCATGCACCAAAATTATGAACGCTGGCAGCCGGAGCGGCTTCTAAAAGCACAGTGGCAAAAGGAGAAAATCATTTTCGGCGCTTTAAGAGAGCTGAAAATTGACGAAAAGGAATTCGCCGTAGACAGTGCTCTAACTGCCATTGGGGCATGGAAAAATGACGGTCTGTCACCGGAGCGCGTTAAGCCTGCGGATGCGTTTGAAGAACAGGTGAAAGATGTGTTTCGTATTTACGAGCAGGAAAAAAAGGAGCGTCATCAGTTTGACTTTGATGACATGCTCACAGGCTGCCGTGATCTGCTTATGTCCGATCCTGAACTGCTTGCCCGCTACCAGAAACGTTTTACCCATTTTATGATCGATGAATTTCAGGATATTAACCGGCTTCAGTACGAAATTGTAAAGCTTCTTGCAGCGCCGCAGATGAATCTCTGTGCGGTCGGAGACGACGACCAGTCCATTTACCGTTTCCGAGGAAGCGACCCGGAATACATCCTCCGGTTTGAATCAGAATTCAAAAGAACACGAAAAATTCACTTGGAAGCAAACTACCGTTCAGAGCCGGCGATCGTCAATCTGGCTAACGATGTGATCCGCCGAAACAAAGATCGATTTGACAAGCGGATGCTCCCCGTCAAACCGAATACGTCCCGTCCCGGTCTCATTTTTCCTTACGATGAGGAAGAAGAGGCGCTTTACCTTATCGAACATATCAAAGAACGGATCCGCAATCAGTCAAAACCTGAAGAAATTGCGATTTTATACCGGACACACGTTCAAGCAAGGGCGGTTTTTGAACGACTCGTCGAATCCGGGCTTCCCTTCACGATGGAACAGGGAAGCGAATCGTTTTACGAGCGTAATGTTGTCCGCAAGGCACTTTCTTTCCTTCGTCTTGCATTAAACGGAGATGATGTAGACGCCATGCAGGATTGGCTCAGGGTTATGTTTCTTAAACACAGCCTTCTTCAGGATTTAAAGCGTCATACAATTTTTCATGGGGAAACAATGCTCGGTGCCCTTCACCGTACAGAAGACCAGATGAGCGGCTTCCAGACGAAAAAAGTGCAGAAAGGTGTAGCCGAAATCCCAAAGCTTGCGAAAATGGAGCCTAAACTCGCCCTTCAATCAGCTTTTGAGAATCTTGGATTAAAGGAATATGTTAAAAAGAACGGCCGTGAAGGGAACAAAATGGAAAGAGGGTCCGATGATTTCCTTGAACTCACTGCGATCGCTTCGAACTACAATTCCGTTTCCAGCTTTCTGGCGTACGTAGATCATATGAGGGCAAAAGTCAACGACCATCGCAGGGAAAAAAAGGACGGGAAAGGCATCCAGATGATGACGATCCACCGGGCAAAAGGTCTAGAGTTCCCGTATGTATATGTGATTGGATGTAACGAAGGATCTCTTCCCCACGAACATGCTCTTGAGCGAAACCGCGAAGGAGATCCATCCTACATTGAGGAAGAACGGCGGCTGATGTATGTGGCTGTAACAAGAGCTGAACGGGAGCTTTACTTGTCTTCAACCGATCAGCGCCGCGGTAAAAAAGCTTACCGGTCGAGGTTTCTTCAGGACCTGTCGTTCAGCCCAGGCTGA
- a CDS encoding CotS family spore coat protein, which translates to MADQLITPWDLDGSLGEFFVPEYITEMASEVIAQYDMQVSSMEVITTKADKGGLIWKIETDRGPRSLKILHRRPTRSLFSIYAQEYLVHEKKARIPAIVHSKAGLPYVEKGGKIWFVADWIEPLVPVSKDLAGAEQLCHAIGEFHTLSKGYTPPAGAENATRLYRWPKTYEKVLKKMDWFRNVAHAYSDMPASATILNYVDHFEQHAVNAHKALMESAYHSLVTRGNKAWGLVHQDYGWSNGQSGPDGMWIIDLDGVAYDIGIRDLRKLITGTMDDIGNWDVAWMKGMLEAYHQSHPIEPELYDLLIIDMMLPNEFYKNVKEMVYEPEIFMDGELDALCKRIAEADQSKWPAIEALRELKGDILK; encoded by the coding sequence ATGGCAGACCAGTTAATTACTCCCTGGGATCTGGACGGCTCACTCGGTGAATTTTTCGTTCCGGAGTATATTACGGAAATGGCATCCGAAGTCATCGCCCAGTATGATATGCAGGTTTCGTCGATGGAAGTAATCACTACAAAAGCAGATAAAGGGGGTCTCATCTGGAAAATCGAGACCGACAGAGGACCAAGAAGTTTAAAAATTCTACACCGCCGTCCGACAAGGAGCTTGTTCAGTATTTACGCCCAGGAATATCTGGTACATGAAAAAAAGGCAAGAATCCCTGCGATTGTCCACAGCAAAGCCGGGCTTCCATACGTGGAAAAAGGAGGTAAAATCTGGTTTGTAGCTGACTGGATCGAACCCCTTGTACCGGTATCAAAAGATCTTGCTGGAGCGGAACAGCTCTGTCATGCGATCGGGGAATTTCATACTTTATCAAAAGGGTACACCCCCCCTGCCGGAGCAGAAAACGCTACCCGGCTATACAGATGGCCGAAAACGTATGAAAAAGTGCTTAAAAAGATGGATTGGTTCAGAAATGTAGCACATGCTTACAGTGATATGCCGGCAAGCGCGACGATTCTCAATTACGTAGATCACTTTGAACAGCATGCGGTAAATGCCCATAAGGCCCTGATGGAATCGGCATACCACTCGCTGGTGACCAGAGGGAACAAAGCCTGGGGACTCGTACACCAGGATTACGGCTGGTCAAACGGACAGTCAGGTCCAGACGGAATGTGGATTATTGACCTTGACGGTGTCGCTTATGATATCGGCATCCGTGATTTAAGAAAACTCATTACCGGCACAATGGACGATATTGGAAACTGGGATGTAGCCTGGATGAAAGGCATGCTTGAGGCGTATCATCAGTCCCATCCGATCGAGCCGGAACTTTACGATCTTCTTATAATCGATATGATGCTGCCAAACGAATTTTATAAAAACGTAAAAGAAATGGTTTACGAGCCGGAAATTTTTATGGACGGGGAACTGGATGCCCTTTGTAAACGCATTGCTGAAGCCGATCAGTCCAAATGGCCGGCAATTGAGGCCCTTCGTGAACTGAAAGGCGATATTCTCAAATAA
- a CDS encoding GerAB/ArcD/ProY family transporter, with translation MKHQINRWQFGLLIINFVVGSSLLMAPTATTALAEQNGWISIILAASAGILLNIPVYLLMRQYGYASIFAISEAVTGKIIGTVLNILFIAVTLHLTALIMRNYANFTNTVALPETSPHIVVWMGLILMIFSVSKGVQNIGRVNEVLLPLMLFVVLGTLLVVLNKFDGAYLLPVLEGGWFPIVHGAYPTLGFPFIELLVFTSLVTFVSDKKHLLTYIVWSIAISGFVLSSAILVTVGVESPDFTARETFATYAMARNIEIGELFQRVEAAIGIVWLLSLFIKMTVCLLCALFGLQHISKRGSYGVFVFPCAVLVWAMSDHLHPDIVDFSDFVLKNWTLYWGSVYIVLTGVLAGGILSGRHRALQNRSQSVKRLSHV, from the coding sequence ATGAAACACCAGATTAACCGCTGGCAGTTCGGGCTTCTTATAATTAACTTTGTGGTGGGCAGTTCTCTTCTAATGGCGCCAACTGCCACTACGGCTCTAGCAGAGCAGAATGGCTGGATCAGTATCATCCTCGCAGCGTCAGCAGGAATTCTCCTGAACATCCCGGTCTATCTTCTCATGCGCCAATACGGATACGCTTCAATTTTTGCGATTTCAGAAGCGGTAACCGGAAAAATCATCGGGACAGTGCTCAACATCCTGTTTATCGCAGTCACCCTCCACCTGACTGCTCTCATTATGCGGAACTATGCCAACTTCACCAATACAGTAGCTTTGCCAGAGACTTCACCTCATATCGTTGTCTGGATGGGCCTGATTCTGATGATCTTTTCCGTAAGCAAAGGCGTCCAGAACATCGGAAGGGTCAACGAAGTTCTGCTTCCGCTTATGCTGTTTGTGGTTTTAGGGACCCTTCTGGTCGTTTTGAACAAATTTGACGGCGCTTACCTGCTTCCTGTATTGGAAGGTGGATGGTTTCCGATAGTTCACGGTGCTTACCCGACTCTGGGTTTCCCTTTTATTGAGCTGCTCGTCTTTACATCCCTCGTCACCTTTGTCTCAGATAAGAAGCATCTGCTCACTTATATTGTCTGGTCGATTGCCATCTCAGGATTTGTTCTTTCGAGCGCTATTTTAGTCACGGTCGGCGTGGAGAGTCCTGATTTTACTGCCCGGGAAACGTTTGCCACCTATGCAATGGCCAGAAACATTGAAATTGGCGAATTGTTCCAGCGGGTGGAAGCAGCGATCGGGATTGTCTGGCTGCTCTCTTTGTTTATCAAGATGACGGTCTGTCTGCTGTGTGCCCTTTTTGGACTTCAGCATATTTCAAAAAGGGGCAGCTACGGCGTATTCGTTTTCCCATGCGCCGTCCTGGTCTGGGCGATGAGTGACCATCTGCACCCTGATATTGTCGACTTCTCTGATTTCGTATTAAAGAACTGGACACTGTACTGGGGGTCGGTCTATATCGTACTGACAGGAGTCCTTGCAGGAGGGATCTTAAGCGGCCGACATAGGGCTCTTCAAAACCGTTCTCAGTCTGTTAAGCGGTTAAGCCACGTATAA
- a CDS encoding DUF1360 domain-containing protein produces MEVTWLSLLMVSIAVFRLTHLVVYDSITEPLRNLFLTEREEEGEIFYEPREGWFRRPAGELLSCHWCTGFWVSLLLTSGFIWLPLWFGKVILFLAVAGIASIIHSAVIHYFF; encoded by the coding sequence TTGGAGGTTACATGGCTTAGTCTTCTGATGGTGAGCATCGCTGTATTCCGCCTTACACATCTAGTTGTCTATGATTCAATTACAGAACCTTTACGTAATTTATTTCTTACGGAAAGAGAAGAAGAGGGGGAGATCTTTTATGAGCCCCGAGAAGGGTGGTTTCGCCGACCGGCAGGAGAACTGCTCAGCTGTCACTGGTGCACGGGATTCTGGGTTAGCCTGCTTCTTACCTCAGGTTTTATATGGCTGCCTCTCTGGTTTGGAAAAGTAATCTTATTCCTGGCTGTTGCAGGTATTGCTTCCATTATTCATTCTGCTGTAATCCATTATTTCTTCTGA
- a CDS encoding BMQ_0737 family morphogenetic spore coat protein yields MAEFHPLCIRAEKLYDWVTRQVDKELTFSGPAGLAELDFDCDGEEGADDPCDLLPPGEDFIVTVVEVEDTVECSEVGTRRNVFVPELGIELQEVKIRKQGSFVVELRLDEDDVDPICTSGEIDFCLFEKFLLCAPEGTEVDCDVFDFSGSGVVCCINGEFSSLQLTLHICQSVQVHADVILEIEGAECRPREDIILPISRLCPEIAFPPQCPEIFPAHNGHHKEK; encoded by the coding sequence ATGGCAGAGTTTCACCCTCTCTGTATAAGAGCTGAAAAGTTATATGACTGGGTAACACGTCAAGTTGATAAAGAGTTAACTTTCTCTGGTCCGGCCGGATTAGCCGAACTTGATTTCGACTGTGACGGAGAAGAAGGGGCAGACGATCCTTGTGACCTGCTTCCTCCTGGTGAAGATTTTATTGTAACAGTCGTTGAAGTGGAGGATACTGTAGAATGCTCGGAGGTTGGAACACGGCGTAACGTGTTTGTTCCGGAGCTTGGAATTGAACTTCAGGAAGTTAAAATCCGCAAGCAGGGGAGCTTCGTTGTGGAACTGCGTCTTGATGAGGATGACGTAGATCCAATCTGTACATCCGGCGAAATTGACTTCTGTCTTTTTGAGAAGTTTCTCCTCTGTGCGCCTGAGGGTACGGAAGTCGATTGCGATGTATTCGACTTTAGTGGTTCCGGAGTCGTTTGCTGTATCAATGGAGAATTCAGCTCACTTCAGCTGACCCTGCATATCTGCCAGTCGGTTCAGGTTCACGCTGACGTAATTCTGGAAATTGAAGGAGCGGAGTGCCGTCCACGGGAAGATATTATTCTGCCAATCAGCAGACTTTGCCCGGAGATTGCTTTCCCTCCACAGTGCCCTGAAATTTTTCCGGCGCACAACGGTCATCACAAAGAAAAATAA
- a CDS encoding NADPH-dependent FMN reductase gives MYKLAAITGSLRKESINKTVMEEFKRLSADRVEMSVLDIGSLPLFNADLEEGGDPEAAAVFKETIRTADGVLIVTPEYSHGVPGVLKNALDWAGSMTNENVLAQLPAAVTGASPSALGTSLAQVQVKQTLTACGSFVLPQPELFIGAAHKRIGDGKITDEKTIELMREFLASFYTWLNRLTD, from the coding sequence ATGTACAAACTGGCTGCAATAACCGGGAGTCTTAGAAAGGAATCGATAAATAAAACAGTGATGGAGGAATTCAAAAGGCTGTCGGCTGACAGGGTGGAAATGAGTGTCCTGGATATTGGAAGCCTGCCTCTTTTTAACGCTGATCTGGAAGAAGGGGGAGACCCGGAGGCGGCCGCAGTATTCAAAGAAACCATCCGCACGGCAGATGGTGTTCTCATTGTGACCCCCGAGTACAGCCATGGAGTTCCGGGAGTCCTGAAGAACGCTTTGGACTGGGCCGGGAGCATGACGAACGAGAACGTGCTGGCTCAGCTTCCTGCAGCAGTAACCGGAGCATCCCCCAGTGCGCTTGGAACGTCACTTGCCCAGGTGCAGGTCAAACAGACACTTACCGCATGCGGCTCGTTTGTGCTTCCCCAGCCGGAGCTGTTTATAGGAGCTGCTCACAAACGGATTGGGGACGGGAAAATAACCGATGAAAAGACAATCGAGCTGATGAGGGAATTTCTGGCCAGTTTTTATACGTGGCTTAACCGCTTAACAGACTGA
- a CDS encoding glycosyltransferase family 4 protein: MKVAIVCTEKLPVPPIRGGAIQTYIAGALPSLKGRHDITVFGRSDPDLPDRETVEGVRYIRVPGGLLETYRDGLAEVFQDEKFDVIHIFNRPRLVRTLRAAVPGARLILSMHNDMFKTAKIDREEGEEAVAQVDKIITISDYIGSSITADYPEAAPKLKTIYSGVDVNRFVPASTSAGRKLRDEIRAEHNLGSRKLVMFAGRLSANKGADILLQAMPILAKKHSDVALVLVGSKWFSDNNVTDYVAYVRALAQRMPVPVITTGFVHPEEIHKWFSAADVFVCPSQWEEPLARVHYEAMAAGLPIVTTARGGNPEIIEPGKNGYVIQNPEDPQEFADRISEILSNSSSAKAMGAHGRKLAEARFVWSRVVSDILSVWTEMEQSIASGAPLGLGTAETTAPEADHDSMELIADETVAETEINDEVTADAEEVFEVEEEELIIPEPEPVEKIYRFTNNPPSNPKIWIESSANTQNRRKRRAG; this comes from the coding sequence ATGAAAGTAGCCATTGTCTGTACGGAAAAACTGCCGGTACCTCCGATACGCGGGGGCGCCATTCAGACTTATATCGCAGGCGCCCTTCCCTCTCTGAAAGGAAGACACGACATTACCGTTTTCGGTCGTTCCGATCCCGATCTCCCAGACCGCGAAACAGTCGAGGGTGTACGTTATATCCGCGTTCCCGGTGGACTTCTCGAAACCTACCGCGACGGCCTTGCTGAGGTTTTTCAAGATGAGAAGTTTGATGTGATTCATATTTTTAACCGTCCGCGGCTCGTCAGGACTCTGCGGGCTGCTGTACCTGGAGCACGATTGATTTTAAGTATGCACAACGATATGTTCAAAACGGCAAAGATTGACCGGGAGGAAGGAGAAGAAGCAGTAGCACAGGTGGATAAAATCATCACCATCAGTGATTATATCGGCTCTTCCATTACCGCTGACTACCCCGAAGCTGCACCGAAGCTGAAAACAATCTACTCCGGTGTTGATGTAAACCGTTTTGTACCTGCTTCTACATCGGCTGGACGAAAACTCCGGGATGAAATCAGAGCCGAACACAACCTTGGTTCACGTAAGCTCGTCATGTTCGCTGGAAGACTCAGTGCAAATAAAGGTGCTGACATTCTTCTGCAGGCGATGCCGATCCTCGCAAAAAAACATTCCGATGTGGCACTCGTGCTTGTAGGAAGCAAATGGTTCAGTGATAACAATGTGACTGACTATGTCGCTTATGTAAGGGCCCTTGCCCAGCGTATGCCGGTACCGGTGATTACGACCGGTTTCGTTCACCCTGAAGAAATTCACAAATGGTTTTCTGCTGCAGATGTCTTCGTATGCCCATCCCAATGGGAAGAACCACTTGCGCGTGTTCACTATGAAGCTATGGCAGCCGGGCTCCCAATCGTAACAACCGCCCGAGGAGGCAACCCTGAAATTATTGAACCTGGAAAAAATGGTTATGTGATTCAGAATCCGGAAGATCCGCAGGAGTTTGCTGACAGAATCAGTGAGATCCTGAGTAACTCTTCATCAGCGAAAGCTATGGGCGCCCACGGGCGGAAATTGGCTGAAGCCCGCTTTGTCTGGAGCCGTGTCGTCTCGGACATTTTAAGTGTCTGGACTGAAATGGAGCAAAGCATTGCCTCCGGTGCTCCGCTAGGTCTAGGAACGGCTGAAACCACAGCTCCGGAAGCGGATCATGATTCAATGGAGTTGATCGCTGACGAGACCGTCGCAGAAACTGAAATCAATGATGAGGTTACTGCAGATGCTGAGGAAGTCTTCGAAGTAGAAGAAGAGGAACTAATCATTCCGGAACCTGAACCAGTTGAGAAAATATATCGCTTTACAAACAACCCTCCATCTAATCCGAAAATCTGGATCGAATCCTCTGCTAACACACAAAACAGGAGAAAACGGCGGGCAGGATAA